The Triticum urartu cultivar G1812 chromosome 6, Tu2.1, whole genome shotgun sequence genome includes the window CTTCTAAAAACAGTTTAGATCTACCTAATGGCAATATTAATTGTTCTAAATGGAAtctttttcttgttttttgtGTAGGTTTTTGATTGTTGTGTGTAGTTTCCGTCATCGAAATATTCTCTGGAAGCAGATATCTTGAATATTCGTGAAGACCTTGAGCAAGGCAAGTCACCACCTACCATATTATATTGTTTCTACACTTGTGAGTACAACTATTTTGTTATACTGTTATACACACATATAAATCAATAAGAAATCGTAAACATGAAAACCACGTCGGATTTACCAAAAAGCCAACAGAAACCGAGATCGCCTAGGACCCTGCCGGCCTTACCATCGTTCTAAGCGGTTTAACTAGAACCTACTCTGACTAGTACCTTCAACAAACCACTCGAGTCTACTCTTGGTCTAACCATGCCCCTTGTTATTCAGACTGGCGAAGCTGTCGGTCAGACTAGCCTTCAATGGTTGTCCAACTGCTGGTGCGAACGACATACCATAACAAATCAACATTTTTATCAATTACTCTCTGTCCCAAAATATAGTTACATTTAGCTACGAATCTGGATGAGAGGGGTGAGTATTTAGCACAACCTAATTTACACTATAGTTGTGCCTCTATCTTAAATGGTAATGACCATTTACAAAACCATACATAGCCATGCATGTGCCACACTCATAGAACCATGAGTAGTTGTAAGCACCTGTGTTGCAAAATATTGCCTCTAAAGCTATGCTTTCAACCTCAATGGTACCTCAGAACGCTTTTCATCTAGTGCAGAAGATATTCCACATGGATATAATTCCATACTAACATGTTTGGGAAAACATGTGTTTGATTGGTAAGTCATACATATTAAAATTAATTATATGTTCTTCTTTGGTATCTCCAGGTTCAGTGACATAGCAAATATTGAGATTAGCAATGGATAGCTTGTCGGAACTGTATAATCTGTGGCAAATCCAGTTGATTGTGCTTCTTAGCTTCGTTCTACAAGTGTTCCTCTTCTTCACTGGTAGCCTTCGACAGGGTAGCACCAATGGGTTGCTTAGGGGCACCATTTGGCTAGCATATCTGGGAGCAGACATGGTAGCAATTTATGCCCTAGGGTACCTCTCAAGACATCAGGATAATGGCACAATGGAAACCCACCCATTGGTTTTCTTTTGGACTCCTTTCCTCCTCATTCATCTCGGTGGGCGGGATACCATCACTGCTTTCTCCATGGAGGACAACAAATTGTGGTTGaggcatttgctgaacttggtcCTAGAGGTTAGCCTGGCCTTGTATGTATTCTGGAAATCGACTAGCTTGCGCAATAATGTGCAGCTTCTTGTTCCTGCTCTTCTCTTGTTCATTGCCGGAATAATCAAGTATGGAGAGCGAACAATGGCTCTCATGTACGCGAGTCAGAATGACAATAGGAAACCTGGTTTTAAACTTAATGATCAAGAGAGGATTTTACAACGGGTCAAGAGTGATAAAGATCATGAGCTTGTTTATTATGCTTTAGTTTCAGACCAGAGCGTCCAGTATGAGTACTTCCAAAGGCGTACGGCGAGTTACAAAATAGGAGAAAAACCCAGTAATCTCGACCCAGCTGGACTTAATGACAGTGGCCTTGTGGCCAAGCTGTTGGATGTACAGCTCAGCCTCTTGTACAATGATATATACACCAAGGCTACTTTACTTCGAACAAGGAGTGGTATTTTAGTACGTTTAATCTCTCAGTTGTCCACTGTTGTTGCCCTTGTGATCTTTGGTGTCATGGGCAAGAAACAAGCAGCAAGCAGGTTGTATGGTAAGGCTGACATTGTCATCACCTACATCCTATTTATCGGAGGAATTCTTTTAGAAATTTGTGCTGTGTTTACTGTGTTGATGGCTTCACCTTGGACATGGTTGTGGCTGGAGGATCGAAGGTACGGTAGGCTGGCTAGGATTTCATGGTCTCTTACTAGATTATCAGTGACAAGGCCGAAATGGTCAGGAAAAATTGGGCAGTATAGCTGTGTAAACTACATGGGCATCAAAGATGAGTCAGCTACATTGTCCCAAAAGGTGATGAGTCTGATGAGGAAGGCGGCGACAGCAATCGGCGTTAAAGATGTAAGGAAGAAGCTGTTTTGGGTGAGCAAGCGGCTAGATTGCAGGTACGAGACTGTGGACAACAAGCTCATGGAGTGTGTCCTGAGGGAGATACGAACCATCATATCTGagtatgatgaggatgatgatgaccAACAGCCTCGGCAGTGGCCACATATGATGCCGTTTCTGCAGAAGCTAGGATCGACATTTGTCACGGCGTTTCTCTCTGCCGTATGTCAGCTGCACATTGTCACTGAGGTTATCTTGGCGTCGACTAGTGCAGATGACATGAAATCATACAGCGCCGACGCAATTGCGGCCGCCCAAATGTGCAAGAAGCTGTCCAACTACATGATGTACCTTATTACTGCCCACCCAGATGCTGCTTCTTTGCTGCAGGTCACCTCTATCATCAGTCTCGAGCTTGCTCTAGACATGCATTTAACAGCCACTGCTACTACATCGACTAGGAAGAAGAGCAAGGATGAAATTCTGCGTGCTACTGGAGATGATCTCAAGGCTAATTATGGCAATTATGATTGTTTTCCATGGTCAATGGCGCAGCGAGAGGAGGTGATCAAGGAGCTTGCCGGGATTTGGGTGAGGCTTCTCATCTACGCCGCCGGCAAGTCGAGGACGGAGCTTCACGCAGCGCAGCTGGCCAGAGGAGGGGAGCTACTCACCTTGGTCTGGCTGCTCATGGCGCAGCATGATCTTGGGGATGTCACGTTTAATCGTGTCGAGCTAAATGGCAGGCCTGATGATCCCGTCACAAATTTGCATGTGCTATATGCCTTCCATGTCTAGTCCAGAACTCCAGATCGTCAAGCATTGTTAGTTAGTTCCATGTATGAGCAAATCGGATGATTTATTGAACTACTTGTTGGTAATATATTTTGTGCAATGTTTGCAGTTGCAGCGGTAAGGAAATGGCTGTGAAAACCACACGACCCGAGTTTGTTGTGTGTGTGTGAATGATATGGATATATTTGCACAGGACTACTATATCATCCATTAAAATTATTATTTTGGTTCAATTAAGCTATACCTGTATATGCTGAAAGGAGGCACTATTGTAATTTGACTGACACACGCAAAAAAAAGTAATTTGACTGACACTAAAAAATAAATGATTTTGTAAGAGTTGTCTTTTCCATAATGTTGCCTTAAGACAATTTGCAAATTTCAAACTACTATAGGACTAGTCATCTCCCTCCCGCCTCTTGCGCGCAGCGCAACGCCGTCATGCGCAAAACCAACCGAAGAAACGGGTTAAATTAAAAACCAAACAAACTGAAATTAAGAAAAAGTAAAATGCACGGAGGGCCATTAAAACTTGTTTATATGTGTCACCGAGGTCTCTAACTTGTTTAAAAGTGACATATCGCAGGCGCAAAATGCATTGAGCACCCATTTGGGGACATAACGTAAGGAGGTCGCTCGTGTGGCTGTAATTTTTCTCTTTTATTCACCGATTGCTTGATCAACCCTTTTTTATCCTCTGCCTGCTAAGGGCAACTCTAACTGATCCCCTATAACTATAACGGGTAGAGAAGTAAAACCTGGAACCTAGCCGATCCTCAATAACCGTTAGTGGAGGAAAAATTATTCTCGCGCATGCCGTCCCTATTTCAACTTTCGACCCTTCTATGATCTCCTTGGTTTCTGGTTGTGGCATGGCATAGTGTGGTTGTTATATCCTGTGCTTGTTGCCTTTATATCCTGTGGTTTGGTGATTTCGGTACAGGGGTTGTTCTTGATCTACCATCTACTACCATGCAAACCTAGCTAGGCACGAATTTTTAGATCCAAATTCAAACTACACATAGAACATAAAGCCAATCCAATTATGAATAGTGTTTGAAATTTTGTCTTTGTATTTTTATCTTTTTGTGACACTATTCGCCTTTTGATTTGTTTTTACTTTTGTCTTTTTTGTAGATCAAATTTAGATTCAAACTTTTACAGGATGGCAGACATAGCTACTTCGGAGTTATGCAAAAAAATTAACCTTGGTGAGACATCTAAACTAGCAAATGGATGGACTGATGAATTGAACAGGAATATACATCTATAGACATTCTAATCAAACATCATGATCTGATCATAAAGTAATTGTTCATCACATAGCAATATGATTCACCATATGGATCACAATCACGTAGGGCGGCTCATGTGACCATTATACTGAAGCATATaagagaggaagagagagagcATGTGAATTTGTATTGAAAACGGCAACTTTGAGCAAGATGTTTCTACAAACGTGACAGACCTTGCGAAAGAACAGACACGTGGGAAGGAGAGGCGACCCTAACTACACCTCATGTCAGGGAAAGAGACCCAAGCATGGGCACCCTGCGACTTGAGCAGCAGATGTCACTACCATAGGTCAGCGTTTTGTCAGTCTAAGATGACGCCTTTCCCGTGCTCCCATAGGTGCCAGCAGCAGAGATGAATGAGAAAACGGGTGGCAGAGATCAATCAGAGTAGCAACTGCTGTGTATCCCTCCCATTGCTGGTAACATAAGTTCAGAGCTGTAGCTCATTTTTAGTTTTCTCTGCCTAGATATAGCAACATCAGAAAAATGAATCAACAGCAGCTAGTCAAAGTGCAACATATGTGCGCAACTCTACACTCTACACCTCCTGTTTCACTTTTCCAAACATCCATGTCTTAGCTCAGGAGACAAAATATACAGATCCATCATAACAGAACATGCATGGGCACAAGCCAACAAAGAAACGCTTAGGTGCAACAGGATACCATAAAACCAAGTCCAGCAAGATGGTCTACAGGTCATAAGTTATATAGTGGGGATTCTACATCGTTCGTCTAAGTAGAGTTGGCATAAGATGCTTATATATGCTTAAGCCTTGAATTTCATAATGGCCGAGACATGGAAGACCGACAACAACCAAGATCTTACCCTTACTCGAAACTGAATCCTGCACAGAAATGAAAAAACAATGTAAGAGTCTGGTGTTCTGCATTAGTGTTAAAAAAGCTCAGTTACTCGACAACAGAAATATGAATGTATGATGGAGATTCACTTAGCAGGTGTAGCTTATTTTAACATTAATTTGGGCACAAACTCTTTAGCTGATAATCTAACATGAGAACATCTAGTTAAACTGCTCCCAAATGAGAATGTAGAAAATGTTAAAATCAATTTCATCGAAAAGGAAATGTGAATAAGCAAATCATGGCATACACTGCTAGACATGTTATGTATAGACTTATTTTTGAAGAAAATATTTTCAAACTGTAAAGACTCCCCAGGAAAGTCTAATAAAACAGGGAATAATATAAGTGCCAGAATCACAAGCAATCCAAGTGCCAACTTTAGACCATAAAGTTTGCCATTGATTAGAACCAATCATCCAACAACACAATGAGTCAAAATATTGTATCACTATGCATTTGAGTTACTGTTCACTGCAAATCAACAAGTGAAACAAGTGAAGATATTGTACAACCACCCTGAACTAATAGAATCAGACATTTGTGCTAGTACCCACAAAACCACAACTAATCAACAAGTCCACAACTAACAGTTTTTACAACACAAATAGATTAAACATTATTTACAACAAAATGGATTATATTAGTTTTCATTTCTGCCCATCACCAGACGTGGTCCAGATTTTTCATGCCTCAAACAATAAGGAATCCCTACAAATTGTTCTTCATTCATAATTCAGAAGTTTCGTATTGACTGCATGCTTTCTACATTTTTCGCTTATATTAAAGCTAATTTCAGGATATAGAGAGCATGCCAGGTGTCATTAGTTAACTTACGTATGTTAAATGCACACAagaacttcaaaactttaagaaTTATCTCATCGATCACATCACACTTGACTTCAACTATGTCGAGGTGCTCTGATATTGCAGACGGTCTCTCCATGCAACAGTAGCTTCCTTTTATCTCCAGTTTAGGATTTTGCGCCTATGGTACACACAAACATTTAACAAAGATGGATAATCGATAATAACTTTAATAGTGCAGCAATTGCCCATTTTAGAAGATTTATACCTCGGGAGAAAGTTCAAGagtgagcttctcgagaactggTGAGTTTGTCAGAATGCAAGATAGTGGATCCAAATCAGGAGCCTCGCACCAGTACTTGTTGAGTAATAAAGTCTTTAACTTGCTAAATGTAGGGCAATGTTTCAAATCTCTTGTGAAAATGAACTGGAAAGAAAATACAAAAGTAAACAATCAAGATGCATATGTGATCAGTTTATTGCCTATATCCAGCAATGATGTAGATAGTGCAACACAGAAAGGGATTGCATAAAGAAGTTAAAGACAAGTGGCATACCTTTCCAGTATCAGATATCAACTTGAGGTGTTTAGCACTTGAGATACCACCCAGAAGCACACAATCGCTGCTGCAATCGTCGCTAACAGGAACACAATTCTTACATGTATTATCATTAGCTCCGCAGAAAACACCAGAGTCATAATTCAAACAGACATCTTTGCATTCAACGCTAAGATTCACACATGCAGCTTCTAGTAATGCCATGTTTTCAAGCAAAGGGGTTATACCAATAAAGTCTTCTAGTTCCAGAGAGACAAGGCCGGGAGCAGAAACACGGACCCGGCAATCCAAATCAGATTGACAGCTAGTGATGCTCAAATGCTTCAGGGAACAGGACGATATCTCATTGAAATTGATGAAGCAATCATCTATTTTCAGATTTGCCAATGCTGTACAACTAGCAAAATCAACAAACGTCTTTCGTAGGGCTACACCATGAAGGTTCAGTGTTCTCAGATGCCGAGAGACAAGAGGCAGGTCCTCTAGGTCGAGGTACTCAAGCTCGTCATGGATATGAAGGGTGAGCACCTGAACTTTGCAAATCACAGCAAAATGGGTCCATAGGTTCACATAGGGCTCGTCGTCATGATTGAACAGATCGAATTTGATCTCAACGGTATCCAGGTCGGTGCGCTCACGCAGGACCAGGAGATGATTGTGGTGTCCCGATCTGGAGATCTAGGGGCAGAGGATAGCTTGGAGAAGGGGATGAGATATCAGACGAAAGGGGATGAGATTATCAGCTGAAAAGATGAGAAGGTTCACAGGATTCAATTACAACACACCCCGAGCACCACTGCTCATCTCCTAGTTATACCACTCTACACTTACAGGTGGGACACACCCACGCGACAGCTCACAGTAACTATTCATCGTCCACGTCATCGTCGTTCGCCGGTCCACTTGTCAGGGAGTCTGGAGCCGGCGACTCGCTGTCCGCCGAATTGGAGGAAGGCGTGACATTGCCC containing:
- the LOC125513858 gene encoding uncharacterized protein LOC125513858, with translation MDSLSELYNLWQIQLIVLLSFVLQVFLFFTGSLRQGSTNGLLRGTIWLAYLGADMVAIYALGYLSRHQDNGTMETHPLVFFWTPFLLIHLGGRDTITAFSMEDNKLWLRHLLNLVLEVSLALYVFWKSTSLRNNVQLLVPALLLFIAGIIKYGERTMALMYASQNDNRKPGFKLNDQERILQRVKSDKDHELVYYALVSDQSVQYEYFQRRTASYKIGEKPSNLDPAGLNDSGLVAKLLDVQLSLLYNDIYTKATLLRTRSGILVRLISQLSTVVALVIFGVMGKKQAASRLYGKADIVITYILFIGGILLEICAVFTVLMASPWTWLWLEDRRYGRLARISWSLTRLSVTRPKWSGKIGQYSCVNYMGIKDESATLSQKVMSLMRKAATAIGVKDVRKKLFWVSKRLDCRYETVDNKLMECVLREIRTIISEYDEDDDDQQPRQWPHMMPFLQKLGSTFVTAFLSAVCQLHIVTEVILASTSADDMKSYSADAIAAAQMCKKLSNYMMYLITAHPDAASLLQVTSIISLELALDMHLTATATTSTRKKSKDEILRATGDDLKANYGNYDCFPWSMAQREEVIKELAGIWVRLLIYAAGKSRTELHAAQLARGGELLTLVWLLMAQHDLGDVTFNRVELNGRPDDPVTNLHVLYAFHV
- the LOC125516501 gene encoding F-box/FBD/LRR-repeat protein At5g22660-like gives rise to the protein MAKHRNCLNIFREIQNEGKKGILGIYQILLASDSTSPSIESPPMTTKKLLKLLEDAGAGCFLVQGSAQRLILHVGSEAGLGLPRTLLCTANTPVHYYGFDSHSPPTIVSKKKPPTNLKRKSRSPTSDSCGGEWKSGFAGGQASADDAHRLFDGMPPGSEDESAPLSATDRIGALPDHILHHLLSYLPAQAAARTCVLAWRWRHLWKSTTSLRIVGLDDEETVQVQDLRKFHNHLLVLRERTDLDTVEIKFDLFNHDDEPYVNLWTHFAVICKVQVLTLHIHDELEYLDLEDLPLVSRHLRTLNLHGVALRKTFVDFASCTALANLKIDDCFINFNEISSCSLKHLSITSCQSDLDCRVRVSAPGLVSLELEDFIGITPLLENMALLEAACVNLSVECKDVCLNYDSGVFCGANDNTCKNCVPVSDDCSSDCVLLGGISSAKHLKLISDTGKFIFTRDLKHCPTFSKLKTLLLNKYWCEAPDLDPLSCILTNSPVLEKLTLELSPEAQNPKLEIKGSYCCMERPSAISEHLDIVEVKCDVIDEIILKVLKFLCAFNIRFSFE